In the Mytilus trossulus isolate FHL-02 chromosome 1, PNRI_Mtr1.1.1.hap1, whole genome shotgun sequence genome, one interval contains:
- the LOC134707078 gene encoding transforming growth factor beta-2 proprotein-like codes for MIVQLLCYIFSCYIYVVATSSLKHADNIKLLSSTLSIQKEYILDIKERSRKEKQLYFTDYLRNLFKEISLYDADKSLLTDDTTTSEDVITRLASVHILYRNIHKKNKYLFDISSLPRNIFVSHAELVTHYGTQSTEIPGSSDNYLIKDVTQDFKDHYTFGTDLYEADFDDNAKNNTTPQLVIFENVNNTLLSSLRSRRRRDISLALPMSNLKDSNINKKLCSRLPWEVNFRDIGWSRSIWHPSSYYANVCAGSCDYNDNATVYSSHAYIKNLFIKKFRNKIPNNFELSTNCSPSSYAPQTIIYLSKHRTIMVKQISRMKVATCSCL; via the exons ATGATCGTGCAGCTtctgtgttatattttttcgtgTTATATCTATGTTGTGGCTACATCGAGTTTGAAGCATGCAGACAATATAAAGTTATTGAGTTCTACTTTATCAATACAAAAAGAATATATTCTTGACATTAAGGAACGATCTAGGAAGGAGAAgcaattatattttacagattATTTGCGAAATCTTTTTAAGGAGATATCATTATACGATGCCGATAAATCTCTTTTGACAGACGATACAACAACTTCAGAGGACGTGATAACGAGGCTGGCCAGTGTTCacattttatatagaaatattc ATAAGAAGAACAAATACTTGTTTGATATTTCTAGTCTTCctagaaatatatttgtttccCACGCCGAGTTAGTGACTCATTATGGCACACAATCGACGGAAATACCAG GTTCATCTGACAATTATCTTATCAAAGATGTGACACAAGATTTTAAAGATCATTACACTTTCGGAACAGACTTATATGAAGCTGATTTTGATGATAATGCTAAAAACAATACAACTCCACAACTAGTGATTTTTGAAAACGTAAATAACACCCTATTGTCCTCGTTGAGGTCACGTAGAAGACGAGATATAAGTTTAGCATTGCCAATGTCAAACCTAAAGGATAGTAACATCAACAAAAAACTCTGTTCACGTTTACCATGGGAGGTAAATTTCCGAGATATTGGCTGGAGTCGTTCGATATGGCATCCCTCTTCCTACTATGCGAACGTGTGTGCCGGCAGCTGTGACTATAATGATAATGCAACTGTATATTCAAGTCACGCTTACATCAAAAATCTATTCATAAAAAAGTTCCGGAATAAAATTCcgaataattttgaattgtcTACCAATTGTTCCCCTTCTTCTTATGCACCACAAACAATTATCTATCTTAGCAAGCATAGAACTATTATGGTCAAACAAATTTCAAGAATGAAGGTAGCCACTTGTTCGTGTCTATAA